The Verrucomicrobiota bacterium genome has a window encoding:
- a CDS encoding DUF3050 domain-containing protein, whose product MLLFCSALEVLGIARFAQRNGLGRGGPLTMLLLNELCGSDPVRQAEAEAAACNAISARIRFWDGVLKAIEANVSPRHLLSRSRIGGSAR is encoded by the coding sequence ATGTTGCTTTTCTGTTCTGCTCTGGAGGTTCTGGGAATCGCGCGCTTTGCGCAACGGAACGGGCTTGGTCGAGGGGGCCCGCTCACCATGTTGTTGCTGAACGAGCTTTGTGGCAGCGATCCGGTGCGGCAGGCAGAAGCAGAGGCAGCCGCTTGCAACGCCATCAGCGCCCGAATACGTTTCTGGGATGGCGTGCTCAAAGCCATAGAAGCCAACGTGTCCCCTCGGCATTTGTTGAGCCGCTCACGAATTGGCGGCTCTGCCCGATGA
- a CDS encoding DUF4145 domain-containing protein translates to MSNARYEEFVRKLDDIIKALRAAKRNKVSLASHSFYSIKVRGALARVRKAFLALLRDYPPERYPRVAFQLATIEPLIQRMTTIYPAPPAEMLKLADETSFKVQSDLAAELETTETPANSATIAVFIPNDLIEDRFRVQKKVLWEINRCYDSACYNACAAMIRRLVESLIVLAFEHHTIADRIKRDGNYLDFSDLIGKASAEPTLGLTRNTKRILPELKFFGDLAVHNRNAYVRKEDLDKLHQATRSAIEELANNL, encoded by the coding sequence GTGTCGAACGCTCGTTACGAGGAATTCGTCCGTAAGCTGGACGACATCATCAAAGCTCTCCGTGCCGCCAAGCGGAACAAGGTCAGCTTGGCATCTCACTCCTTTTATTCTATCAAGGTTCGAGGAGCGCTAGCCAGAGTTCGTAAAGCTTTCTTGGCCTTGCTGCGGGACTACCCACCGGAGCGCTATCCTCGGGTAGCTTTCCAACTCGCGACTATCGAGCCACTCATTCAGCGCATGACGACAATCTATCCAGCTCCGCCTGCCGAAATGCTCAAGCTCGCAGATGAAACCTCTTTCAAAGTGCAATCAGACTTAGCTGCTGAACTCGAAACTACCGAGACGCCAGCGAACTCGGCCACTATCGCCGTCTTCATCCCGAACGATTTAATCGAAGACCGGTTTCGCGTTCAGAAGAAAGTTTTATGGGAGATCAACCGTTGCTACGACAGCGCTTGCTACAATGCTTGCGCCGCAATGATACGCCGCCTGGTCGAATCATTGATCGTTCTTGCCTTTGAACATCACACCATTGCCGACAGAATCAAACGTGACGGTAACTATCTTGATTTTTCGGACTTGATTGGCAAAGCGAGTGCCGAGCCGACATTGGGACTGACTAGGAATACAAAACGGATTTTGCCCGAACTTAAATTCTTTGGCGACCTTGCTGTCCACAACCGTAACGCTTACGTCCGTAAAGAGGATTTAGACAAACTTCATCAAGCAACGCGTTCTGCAATCGAGGAACTTGCAAACAACCTTTAG
- a CDS encoding amino acid-binding protein, producing MKLKITRAVVWAADVEDRPGGLAEKLGALAQVGTNLDFILARRAPESPGMGVVFVAPLKGAAQIKAANDTGFLKTKMMHAVRVEGANRPGVSSEITGAIASAGISLRGCSATAVGKRFVGYLALDGAKEADRAIRVLRRLS from the coding sequence ATGAAATTGAAGATAACGCGTGCGGTCGTGTGGGCTGCGGATGTCGAAGACCGTCCGGGTGGCTTGGCGGAAAAGCTTGGGGCACTCGCCCAGGTGGGCACAAATCTGGACTTCATTCTTGCGCGACGGGCACCCGAGTCACCCGGAATGGGAGTGGTGTTCGTAGCTCCCTTGAAGGGCGCGGCACAGATTAAAGCTGCCAACGACACTGGTTTCCTGAAGACTAAAATGATGCATGCCGTGCGTGTGGAGGGAGCGAACAGACCGGGTGTTAGCAGCGAAATTACAGGCGCAATCGCCTCAGCCGGCATCAGCTTGCGGGGCTGCTCCGCAACAGCGGTCGGCAAGCGGTTTGTCGGTTATCTCGCGCTAGACGGTGCAAAGGAAGCCGACAGAGCGATCCGGGTGCTTCGGCGATTGTCTTAG
- a CDS encoding SagB/ThcOx family dehydrogenase gives MNTEIDFAVTETLLYHEQTKHHFHRYARSAGFLDWANQPNPFRFYEGVTAVRLPLLQKDPASEHLALYERSRNAFQDFTRETIGAFLELSLGLSAWKSIPGTTWALRMNPSSGNLHPTEAHLILPVLPGVAAGVFHYNSFLHALEPRAQVPETLWQQIKEHLHTDGFLVALTSIFWREAWKYGERAFRYCQHDVGHAMAALSFSANLLGWRVTWLNAVSDEEMASLLGFDQIHWPEFESEHTELLCFVHRSGEQRIPRDLPSEIVSEFSGLEFQGTPNQLSEDHVDWEIISRVAEATARPQRCFFLSPRGTSGERIEESGIPDKNAPPLPGPLLHPMEQRGLPETTRPFYAPTAQSAIPAAQIIRQRRSAVAFDGVTSITKNQFCTMLDKTLPRDDGAPFDLGLTVACVHLLLFVHRVTGLEPGLYFLPRAERDLPVLRQKCHRHFLWRPVEEALPLYLLQAGDFQSTATSVSCQQSIAGDGAFSLGMIARFREELETAPCRYRHLFWETGMIGQVLYLEAEAQSVRATGIGCFFDDPVHELMGLPVRGTQTGLADDAFQSLYHFTVGGPVEDARLATLAAYHHLEASVR, from the coding sequence ATGAACACCGAGATCGATTTCGCAGTCACCGAGACGCTGCTTTATCACGAGCAGACCAAGCATCATTTTCATCGCTATGCGCGGTCCGCCGGGTTCCTGGACTGGGCCAATCAGCCCAATCCCTTCCGCTTCTACGAAGGAGTGACCGCGGTCAGGCTTCCGTTGCTGCAAAAAGACCCCGCGAGCGAGCACCTGGCCTTGTATGAAAGGAGCCGTAACGCCTTCCAGGATTTTACCCGCGAAACCATCGGCGCTTTTCTTGAGTTATCACTCGGGCTTTCGGCGTGGAAATCCATTCCGGGAACCACCTGGGCTTTGCGGATGAATCCTTCCAGCGGCAATCTTCATCCGACCGAAGCCCACCTGATCCTGCCGGTGCTGCCCGGAGTCGCCGCGGGCGTCTTCCATTACAACTCTTTCCTGCACGCTCTGGAACCCAGAGCTCAAGTGCCCGAAACGCTGTGGCAGCAAATCAAAGAGCATCTGCACACGGATGGATTCCTTGTCGCCTTGACCAGCATCTTTTGGCGCGAAGCCTGGAAATACGGTGAACGGGCTTTTCGCTATTGCCAGCACGACGTTGGACATGCCATGGCGGCCCTCAGCTTCTCCGCCAATCTGCTCGGCTGGAGAGTCACCTGGCTGAATGCGGTGTCGGACGAGGAGATGGCGAGCTTGTTGGGCTTCGATCAAATCCACTGGCCGGAGTTCGAGTCGGAGCATACCGAGCTGCTGTGTTTCGTCCACCGCAGCGGGGAGCAGCGGATTCCGCGAGATTTGCCGTCAGAGATTGTATCGGAGTTTTCCGGGCTGGAGTTCCAGGGAACGCCAAATCAATTGAGCGAGGATCATGTGGATTGGGAAATTATTTCGCGCGTGGCGGAGGCAACGGCAAGACCCCAACGTTGTTTCTTCCTCTCCCCGCGAGGAACGAGTGGGGAGAGGATCGAGGAGAGTGGAATTCCTGATAAAAACGCGCCTCCTCTCCCCGGCCCTCTCCTCCATCCGATGGAGCAGAGGGGGTTGCCGGAAACAACACGCCCGTTTTACGCGCCGACGGCCCAATCTGCAATCCCTGCCGCACAAATCATTCGCCAAAGAAGGAGCGCGGTGGCCTTCGATGGGGTCACCAGCATCACTAAAAACCAGTTTTGCACCATGCTGGACAAGACCCTGCCCCGCGACGACGGCGCGCCGTTCGATCTCGGACTGACCGTCGCTTGCGTGCATCTGCTCTTGTTCGTCCACCGCGTCACGGGATTGGAGCCGGGCTTGTATTTCTTGCCGCGAGCGGAACGGGATTTGCCCGTCTTGCGGCAAAAGTGCCATCGCCATTTCCTCTGGCGTCCAGTGGAGGAAGCGCTTCCCTTGTATTTGCTCCAGGCCGGAGATTTTCAGAGCACCGCAACGTCGGTAAGCTGCCAGCAGTCCATTGCGGGCGACGGCGCTTTCTCTTTGGGCATGATCGCGCGGTTTCGGGAGGAACTTGAGACGGCTCCCTGCCGCTATCGCCATCTATTTTGGGAAACCGGCATGATCGGGCAGGTCCTCTACCTGGAAGCCGAAGCCCAGAGCGTGAGAGCAACCGGCATCGGCTGTTTCTTCGACGATCCCGTGCATGAATTGATGGGCCTGCCTGTGCGGGGCACGCAGACAGGCCTCGCGGACGACGCCTTCCAAAGCCTCTACCATTTCACCGTGGGCGGCCCTGTGGAAGACGCTCGGCTCGCGACCCTCGCAGCCTACCACCACTTGGAAGCATCAGTCCGTTAG
- a CDS encoding LysR family transcriptional regulator, whose protein sequence is MELRHLRDFVAVAENLSFTKAAAKLHLAQPSLTRQIHNLEEEIGVRLLNRSKSQVALTEEGRAFLVDARRVLALATESVQAVQRLSRGETGQLNIAYSSNFSFELLPETLGAFRLAFPHTALNIFDMTPAEQFRALEARKIDLGFVGLRPPASTRGLQWESIARHRTVVVLPAKHPLASKRRVNLGELKTMFFVGMSEKTHPGFRDWLCETCQPAGFTPRILQDAELEPALMTFVAEGLGVTLAREHIKNLPQPGVAIRPLASPVKTDYYIAWNRDNDSRALRQYIEIVKSLTAP, encoded by the coding sequence ATGGAACTGCGTCACCTGCGGGATTTCGTGGCCGTGGCAGAAAATCTGAGTTTTACCAAGGCCGCCGCAAAGCTGCATTTAGCGCAGCCCTCGCTCACGCGCCAAATCCATAACCTGGAGGAGGAGATCGGCGTGCGTCTCCTGAACCGTTCCAAAAGCCAGGTGGCCTTGACCGAGGAAGGGCGGGCTTTCCTCGTTGATGCCCGACGCGTGCTGGCGCTGGCCACGGAAAGTGTCCAGGCGGTGCAGCGTCTCAGCCGGGGCGAAACCGGCCAGTTGAACATTGCGTATTCGTCCAATTTTAGTTTCGAGCTGCTCCCCGAAACGCTCGGGGCCTTCCGCCTGGCCTTCCCACACACTGCGCTGAACATCTTCGACATGACGCCGGCGGAACAGTTTCGCGCCCTGGAAGCGCGCAAGATCGATCTGGGCTTTGTGGGGTTGCGTCCTCCAGCATCCACGAGGGGCTTGCAATGGGAAAGCATCGCCCGGCACAGAACGGTGGTGGTCCTGCCGGCAAAGCATCCGCTGGCCAGCAAGCGCCGGGTAAATCTCGGCGAGTTGAAAACGATGTTTTTCGTGGGCATGTCCGAGAAGACGCATCCGGGCTTTCGCGATTGGCTCTGCGAAACCTGCCAGCCGGCTGGGTTCACGCCGAGAATTCTGCAAGACGCCGAGTTGGAACCCGCGCTCATGACGTTCGTCGCCGAAGGTTTGGGCGTCACCCTGGCGCGCGAGCACATCAAAAACCTGCCCCAACCCGGAGTGGCCATCCGGCCATTGGCGTCGCCGGTCAAGACCGATTACTACATTGCCTGGAATCGGGATAACGATTCACGCGCCTTGCGACAATACATCGAGATCGTCAAAAGCCTCACCGCACCGTAG